A portion of the Lysinibacillus timonensis genome contains these proteins:
- a CDS encoding polyprenyl synthetase family protein: protein MNNIYMIDENVAYSEAEQKASHYFQLLQNQIQNQSFIQTLKEDIKKWKKNHTSNKILPFMLRGKTAPPNGRNYQQYLKYLNYKGNLTNYLHRSVSYIFLRDLGKTLNSTKTQDRIQQIVHNLMEQINESDSQKDDITNLFSFYGMYRKAQEENIELTMIWLFEKLQLVSKNIPEEMDAINGRRKLIKIIAGVMMHVHEEMDEELAKAERMKQYDEAIRLGYSYGLTYPFIDDLLDCSVLDFNEKKRYSSLIRQTLLTGEVPDFGKWEGKNEQLMQFIHKELEEAFTYIKQHQESQSKFFEQSYVFFHSQEVDRNKELNDPHYTNEELFIPIILKSASSRLIARSMLNVEEDKGFDQRTFLYGIYNQLADDFADMFQDQNDGAVTPYTYYLKYHHQRKDLINPFELYWVVISNLIHNVYKSDVQTSEVIIDRAINGLKRFREKVGVEMYKKVMTIFALQNTSFQKLIEKLVDKAENVEFYDKLLRDQMINSFKDEKEELKEFAETIRVVQNKINDNLTIEVEEQRLVQDPVLEAANYSLKGGGKRLRPILTWFMGVKIYGLNEGHLIPLLKSLEYMHTASLIFDDLPTQDNASTRRGHPTVHELYNVATAELAGLFLTQKAFEEQASMDEFEPKSVLQLIQYAARMTAEMCQGQAMDLESKGKILTIDELETISFYKTGLGFEACLIMPAILAQVSMEEKEILKKFARHAGIAFQIKDDLLDVEGDSELLGKTVGKDVENNKSTFVSLLGIDGAKIEMWNHYCIAMESLENIPRSTTFLKHFLNYIVNREK from the coding sequence ATGAATAACATCTATATGATTGACGAAAATGTAGCTTACTCGGAAGCGGAGCAAAAGGCTTCGCATTATTTCCAGTTGTTACAAAATCAAATACAGAATCAATCGTTTATCCAAACGTTGAAAGAAGACATTAAGAAATGGAAAAAGAATCATACTAGTAATAAAATACTTCCGTTCATGTTACGTGGAAAAACAGCCCCCCCTAACGGTAGGAACTATCAACAATATTTAAAGTATCTTAATTATAAAGGGAATCTAACAAACTATCTTCATAGAAGTGTTTCTTACATATTTTTGCGTGATTTAGGCAAAACACTGAACTCCACAAAGACACAAGATCGTATTCAGCAAATCGTTCACAATTTAATGGAGCAAATAAATGAGTCGGATAGTCAAAAGGATGATATTACAAATTTATTTAGTTTTTATGGTATGTATCGTAAGGCTCAAGAAGAAAATATTGAATTAACCATGATCTGGCTGTTTGAGAAGCTTCAACTGGTATCCAAAAATATACCTGAAGAAATGGACGCAATTAATGGAAGAAGAAAGCTTATAAAAATCATTGCGGGCGTTATGATGCATGTTCACGAGGAAATGGATGAAGAACTCGCAAAAGCCGAGCGTATGAAACAATATGATGAGGCAATTCGATTAGGGTACTCCTATGGTCTAACATATCCTTTTATCGATGATTTACTAGATTGTAGTGTATTAGATTTTAATGAAAAGAAACGGTATTCAAGTTTAATTAGACAGACACTATTAACCGGTGAAGTACCTGATTTTGGGAAGTGGGAAGGTAAAAATGAGCAACTTATGCAATTTATCCATAAGGAATTGGAAGAAGCATTTACCTATATTAAACAACATCAAGAATCGCAATCGAAGTTTTTTGAACAATCCTATGTATTTTTCCACTCTCAAGAAGTAGACCGTAATAAAGAATTGAATGACCCGCACTACACGAATGAAGAGCTGTTTATCCCGATTATTTTAAAGTCTGCCTCTTCACGTTTAATTGCACGCTCCATGTTAAATGTAGAAGAAGACAAAGGCTTTGATCAACGAACATTTTTATATGGAATATACAATCAGCTTGCAGATGATTTTGCTGATATGTTTCAAGACCAAAATGACGGTGCAGTGACTCCTTATACGTATTACCTCAAATATCACCATCAACGCAAAGATTTAATCAATCCATTTGAATTGTATTGGGTTGTAATTTCAAACTTAATTCACAATGTATACAAATCTGATGTACAAACGAGTGAAGTTATTATTGATCGTGCAATTAATGGATTAAAACGATTCAGAGAAAAAGTTGGAGTTGAGATGTATAAGAAAGTAATGACTATATTTGCACTTCAAAATACATCTTTCCAAAAGTTAATTGAGAAACTAGTTGATAAAGCAGAGAATGTCGAATTTTATGATAAATTACTACGTGATCAAATGATTAATTCGTTTAAAGATGAAAAGGAAGAACTGAAAGAGTTTGCAGAAACAATTAGAGTAGTACAAAACAAAATTAATGATAATTTAACGATCGAAGTAGAAGAGCAACGATTAGTTCAAGACCCTGTTTTAGAGGCAGCAAATTACAGTTTAAAAGGTGGGGGAAAACGATTACGTCCTATTTTGACCTGGTTTATGGGAGTTAAAATATATGGATTAAATGAAGGGCATCTTATTCCACTATTAAAATCTTTAGAGTACATGCATACAGCCTCGCTTATTTTTGATGATTTACCTACTCAAGATAATGCCTCTACTCGTCGAGGTCATCCTACGGTTCATGAACTGTATAATGTGGCCACCGCAGAATTAGCAGGTCTCTTCCTTACTCAGAAAGCTTTTGAGGAACAAGCTTCTATGGATGAATTTGAACCTAAATCAGTACTACAACTTATACAATATGCAGCAAGAATGACGGCAGAAATGTGCCAAGGTCAAGCAATGGATTTGGAGTCAAAAGGAAAAATCTTAACAATAGATGAGTTAGAAACAATTAGTTTTTATAAAACGGGATTAGGTTTTGAAGCTTGCCTCATCATGCCTGCCATATTAGCTCAAGTAAGTATGGAGGAAAAAGAAATACTGAAGAAGTTTGCGCGTCATGCAGGAATTGCATTTCAAATTAAGGATGATTTGCTTGATGTAGAAGGTGATTCGGAATTACTTGGAAAAACAGTAGGTAAAGATGTTGAGAATAATAAATCTACATTTGTATCACTTTTAGGAATTGACGGTGCGAAAATTGAGATGTGGAATCATTATTGTATTGCAATGGAATCGCTCGAAAATATACCACGAAGTACGACCTTCTTAAAACACTTTTTGAATTATATCGTGAATAGGGAGAAATAA
- a CDS encoding DUF4097 family beta strand repeat-containing protein: MKKSYLIIILFAIIAVSLFNVLFDLFSNGERKDATITDESFQHVEIDTENAKINVKVTEDKPFVELINSDLYDLNVEIEGNTLDIEVERKWFRWFSFDLFSSSPVLNVFLPEHLYETLKIDTNNGGVNVSNFEVNEMSVNTNNGKIIMNNIKSSYIYAESNNGNVNLNNVNGKVISETNNGDVTISTNALSSPFSIGTDNGDIIIETIKEPENTTLDIKTHNGEINVFGSNSYNSVIGNGHNLIKLNSHNGNITIKTQ; encoded by the coding sequence TTGAAAAAATCGTACTTGATAATCATTTTATTTGCAATTATTGCAGTAAGTTTGTTTAATGTACTTTTTGATCTGTTTTCAAATGGAGAAAGAAAAGATGCTACGATTACGGATGAATCATTTCAACATGTTGAAATTGATACTGAAAATGCAAAGATAAATGTAAAAGTAACGGAAGATAAGCCTTTTGTTGAACTTATTAATAGCGATTTGTATGATCTGAATGTTGAGATAGAAGGTAATACACTTGATATCGAAGTGGAACGTAAATGGTTTAGGTGGTTCTCATTTGATTTATTTTCTTCCTCACCAGTATTAAATGTGTTCCTTCCAGAGCATCTTTACGAAACGTTAAAAATTGACACGAATAACGGTGGTGTTAATGTCTCGAATTTCGAAGTGAATGAAATGAGTGTTAATACGAATAATGGAAAAATTATTATGAACAATATCAAAAGCTCGTATATATATGCAGAATCCAATAATGGGAATGTCAATCTGAATAATGTGAATGGAAAGGTTATAAGTGAAACAAATAACGGAGATGTAACAATTTCGACAAATGCATTGAGTAGTCCATTTAGTATTGGTACAGATAATGGAGATATAATTATTGAAACAATAAAAGAACCCGAGAATACAACACTTGATATAAAAACGCATAATGGGGAAATTAATGTATTTGGTTCAAATAGTTACAATTCTGTGATTGGAAACGGCCATAATTTAATTAAATTAAACTCTCATAATGGAAATATTACAATAAAAACGCAATAA
- a CDS encoding glycosyltransferase family 2 protein: MNTQITSFIENFNLFMFLLFACMYLYQIIYMFIAFKAKRSKKDVSHNIHLNRFAVIIAARNEEVVIGQLIKSIKKQNYPKDLVDIFVVADNCTDDTALVASQEGAIVKERFNKERVGKGYALDYMLNIIEKDYSHKKFDGYLVLDADNLLDKNYIAEMNKTFNQGYRVITSYRNSKNYDQNWISAGYALWFLHEAEYLNLPRTVLKNSCAISGTGFLVKAELFKENGGWIHHLLTEDIEFSVSQIIKGEKIGYCRNAILYDEQPVTFTQSWHQRLRWAKGFYQVFHQYGKKLMSGVLFNKGNRFSCYDMTMTIMPAMLITFFSMTVNSSFYLAGMLGFIEGKEVITVTTMAILKSICWYYGILFVIGFITTLTEWKRIHCSNWKKIMYTFTFPLFMFTYIPIAITALFMKVEWKPIEHTVAKSIDEVLDNVKN, encoded by the coding sequence TTGAACACACAAATTACAAGTTTTATTGAAAACTTCAATCTTTTTATGTTTCTTTTGTTCGCTTGTATGTACCTGTATCAGATCATATACATGTTCATTGCGTTTAAAGCGAAAAGAAGCAAAAAAGACGTATCCCATAACATTCATTTAAACAGGTTTGCGGTAATTATTGCTGCGAGAAACGAAGAAGTTGTCATCGGTCAACTAATAAAGAGTATAAAAAAACAAAACTATCCAAAAGATTTGGTAGATATTTTTGTTGTAGCAGACAATTGTACCGATGATACTGCTTTAGTTGCAAGTCAAGAAGGCGCAATCGTGAAAGAAAGGTTTAATAAAGAGCGGGTTGGTAAAGGGTATGCATTAGATTACATGCTAAATATTATTGAAAAAGACTATTCACACAAAAAATTTGACGGTTATTTAGTTCTAGATGCAGACAACTTACTAGATAAAAACTATATTGCCGAGATGAATAAGACCTTTAATCAAGGCTACCGAGTGATTACAAGTTATAGAAATTCAAAAAACTACGATCAAAACTGGATTTCTGCAGGATATGCCTTATGGTTTTTACACGAAGCGGAGTATTTAAATTTACCCCGTACAGTGTTAAAGAATAGCTGTGCTATTTCAGGCACAGGATTTTTAGTAAAGGCTGAACTATTTAAAGAAAATGGAGGCTGGATTCACCATCTCCTTACGGAAGATATTGAGTTTTCCGTATCTCAGATTATCAAAGGTGAAAAAATCGGATATTGTAGAAATGCAATTCTTTATGACGAACAACCTGTCACTTTTACTCAATCGTGGCATCAGAGATTGCGTTGGGCAAAGGGCTTTTATCAAGTATTTCACCAGTATGGTAAAAAGTTAATGAGTGGAGTCTTATTTAATAAAGGGAATCGTTTTTCCTGTTATGATATGACAATGACGATCATGCCTGCTATGTTAATAACTTTCTTTAGTATGACGGTGAATAGTTCATTTTATTTAGCTGGAATGTTAGGGTTTATTGAAGGCAAAGAGGTCATTACAGTTACAACGATGGCAATTCTTAAGTCAATCTGTTGGTACTATGGTATTTTATTTGTTATTGGATTCATCACAACATTGACTGAGTGGAAGAGAATTCATTGTTCTAATTGGAAAAAAATTATGTACACTTTCACCTTCCCGTTATTCATGTTTACCTATATACCAATAGCCATTACTGCATTGTTCATGAAAGTTGAATGGAAACCAATCGAGCATACGGTTGCTAAATCGATTGATGAAGTATTAGACAATGTTAAAAACTAA